TGAAGTGGGACTGGTCGTAGAATCCGCCTTCGTCGCACAGCACCTGCCAGCTTTCCCGGTCCAGCGCGATCCGCGCGCTGCACCGGAGCGCGCGATATTTGCGCGCCAGCAGCTTGGGCGGCGCGCCATAATAGCGGTTGGTGATCCGCGCCAGTTGCCGGGGGGACAGCCCCGTGCGCTCCACCAGCGTTTCGATGCGCGGCGATCCCTCGTCCATGAGCCAGCCGTCCACCGTCTCCAGCATCCGCCACGTGGCGTCGCCCAGGGGCTTGATCCGCTGTTGGAGGAAAGACCAGCACAGCGCCGCCATCGCGTCCGGATCGTCCAGACGCCGCAACCGCCGCAACAACAGTTCATAGTCGGCATCGCATGTCGCCATGTCGAAGGCGCTGTCAGCCATGGCGCTGGCGTCATCGCCGTAAAGCGCCACCCAGCCCGCGGGCAGCAGGGATACACCCAGGACGCGCACAGGCTGATCGAGCCGGAACCGCGTCGCGCCGAAGGTGGGGCCCAGCAGGCACACCTCCGGCGTGGACATCACCATGCCGTCCTGGAAGATATATTCGCCGCCGCGCCCTTCCAGCCGGAAGCGCAACTGGGGGACGTCGGCGCGCGTCACGTCCGCATAGCCGGGGGACGAGGCGCTGAAGAGATAGAGGGAACCGAAATAGGCGCATAGGGATTCGGGCGGAACGAAATAGCGCAGCCTTACCGGACCTTGCGCCGCTTCGACGGTGTAGGAGAGCGATACGCCGCCTTCCGCGGCAGCCATGCCTGCCGTGCGCCCGGATATGTGCTGAGGACGCAACCCCATATTTCAAACCCCCGCCAACCAATATCCCCCTTCGCCGCGGCGGCGCAAGGAAATTTGGTTGAAATCGGGAAAGCATCCAGTGTCATACATAAGACACATGAATAAAAATTGGCCCGGCGACTTTCACCACCGGGCCAGGAAAGGTCTCGTTCGGCCATATGGCCTTGGAGCCTTCGGGTCGCAACCATGCTTTACGCCCGAATCCGGCAGGCTTTATTGGATGGATCGGACATCGGCCGACCGAAAATGACCCAAATTATGTCGTTTTCCGCCATGGAAATATGATCCAGATCAACTGTTGCCCCATCACCACAGCGACTCGACGGACGCAGCGGCCGCTGGCATAGGGGCCGCCATGTCCTATCGTCTGATCCGGCCGCTGTTTTTCGCCCTCGATGCCGAGCGCGCCCACCATATGTCCATCGCCCTGCTGCGGATGATGCCGACGCCGCCAGTCCCCCGTCCCGACCCGGTGCTGACGCAGACGGTGGCGGGGCTGCGCTTTCCCAATCCGGTGGGCCTGGCGGCCGGTTATGACAAGGAAGGGCTGGTCGCGCACAAGATGCATGGCCTGGGCTTCGGCTTCGCCGAACTGGGGACGCTGACCCCCCTGCCGCAGCCGGGCAATCCCCTGCCCCGCCTGTTCCGGCTGGAGGAGGACCGGGCCGTCATCAACCGCATGGGCTTCAACAATGGCGGGCAGGCGGCGGCGGCGGAACGGGTCGCCAGGCGGCGGCGGCCGGGCGGCCCCGTGATCGGCATCAATATCGGCGCCAACAAGGACGCCGCGGACCGCATCGCCGACTATGCGACCGGCGTCACCTGCATGGCGCCGCTCGCCGACTATCTGACGGTCAACATCTCCTCTCCCAACACGCCGGGCCTGCGCGCGTTGCA
This genomic window from Sphingobium cloacae contains:
- a CDS encoding helix-turn-helix domain-containing protein, producing MAAAEGGVSLSYTVEAAQGPVRLRYFVPPESLCAYFGSLYLFSASSPGYADVTRADVPQLRFRLEGRGGEYIFQDGMVMSTPEVCLLGPTFGATRFRLDQPVRVLGVSLLPAGWVALYGDDASAMADSAFDMATCDADYELLLRRLRRLDDPDAMAALCWSFLQQRIKPLGDATWRMLETVDGWLMDEGSPRIETLVERTGLSPRQLARITNRYYGAPPKLLARKYRALRCSARIALDRESWQVLCDEGGFYDQSHFIREIKHFIGLTPQQLQNEPTAVAQLTLLRRTLGGDVAAMNRMS
- a CDS encoding quinone-dependent dihydroorotate dehydrogenase, which gives rise to MSYRLIRPLFFALDAERAHHMSIALLRMMPTPPVPRPDPVLTQTVAGLRFPNPVGLAAGYDKEGLVAHKMHGLGFGFAELGTLTPLPQPGNPLPRLFRLEEDRAVINRMGFNNGGQAAAAERVARRRRPGGPVIGINIGANKDAADRIADYATGVTCMAPLADYLTVNISSPNTPGLRALQDRAALDRLLGVVMAARGTGRTPIFLKVAPDLEPADVEDIAAACIDHRIDGLIVSNTTLSRPALRSPHAGETGGLSGAPLHDLSLQRLRDFRRLLGARLPLIGVGGISSAGQAYARIRAGASLIQLYSALVYEGPYLAKRINAGLKTLLARDGFQTVGDAVGADA